The proteins below are encoded in one region of Pseudomonas entomophila L48:
- a CDS encoding methionine gamma-lyase — protein MRDSNNNTGFSTRAIHHGYDPLSHGGALVPPVYQTATYAFPTVEYGAACFAGEEGGHFYSRISNPTLALLEQRMASLEGGEAGLALASGMGAITSTLWTLLRPGDELIVGRTLYGCTFAYLHHGIGEFGVKIRHVDLNDLQALKAALTPKTRMIYFETPANPNMQLVDIAAVADATRGHDLNIVVDNTYCTPYLQRPLELGADLVVHSATKYLSGHGDITAGLVVGRKALIDRIRLEGLKDMTGAVLSPHDASLLMRGIKTLALRMDRHCANAQQVAEHLARQPQVELINYPGLPSFAQYALAQRQMRLPGGMIAFELKGGIEAGRRFMNALQLFSRAVSLGDAESLAQHPASMTHSSYTPQERAHHGISEGLVRLSVGLEDVDDLLADIDQALKACA, from the coding sequence ATGCGCGACTCCAATAACAACACCGGTTTTTCCACGCGGGCCATCCACCATGGCTATGACCCGCTGTCACACGGCGGCGCGCTGGTGCCACCGGTCTACCAGACTGCCACCTACGCGTTTCCCACCGTCGAATACGGCGCTGCCTGCTTTGCTGGTGAAGAGGGCGGACACTTCTACAGCCGCATCTCCAACCCCACGCTGGCTCTGCTGGAGCAACGCATGGCCTCGCTCGAAGGGGGCGAAGCCGGGCTGGCCCTGGCCTCGGGCATGGGCGCCATCACCTCCACGCTATGGACCCTGCTACGCCCGGGCGACGAACTGATCGTCGGCCGAACGCTGTATGGCTGCACCTTCGCCTACCTGCACCACGGCATCGGCGAATTCGGGGTGAAGATCCGCCATGTCGACCTCAACGACCTGCAGGCGCTGAAAGCCGCGCTCACCCCGAAAACCCGGATGATTTATTTTGAAACCCCGGCGAACCCCAACATGCAGTTGGTGGATATCGCCGCCGTGGCCGACGCGACGCGTGGCCATGACCTGAACATCGTGGTCGACAATACTTACTGCACGCCCTATCTGCAGCGGCCGCTGGAACTTGGCGCCGACCTGGTCGTGCACTCGGCCACCAAGTACCTCTCCGGGCATGGCGATATCACCGCCGGGCTGGTGGTGGGGCGCAAGGCGTTGATCGACCGGATCCGCCTCGAAGGCCTCAAGGACATGACCGGCGCGGTGCTCTCGCCCCACGACGCGTCGCTGCTGATGCGTGGCATAAAGACCCTGGCCCTGCGCATGGACCGCCATTGCGCCAACGCACAACAGGTGGCCGAGCACCTGGCGCGGCAACCGCAGGTGGAACTGATCAACTATCCAGGGCTGCCATCCTTCGCCCAGTATGCCCTGGCCCAGCGGCAGATGCGCCTGCCGGGCGGGATGATCGCCTTCGAGCTCAAGGGTGGCATAGAGGCGGGGCGGCGCTTCATGAATGCGCTGCAGCTGTTCAGCCGGGCGGTGAGCCTGGGCGACGCCGAGTCGCTGGCCCAGCATCCGGCGAGCATGACTCACTCCAGCTATACGCCGCAGGAGCGGGCGCACCATGGCATCTCGGAAGGGTTGGTGCGGTTGTCGGTGGGCCTCGAAGACGTCGACGACCTGCTGGCCGATATCGACCAGGCCCTGAAGGCTTGTGCCTGA
- a CDS encoding Lrp/AsnC family transcriptional regulator — MPSTLDRTDRALLAALQDNARLTVSELADQVALTTSPCWRRVKLLEDNGYITGYQAILSPKSLGFGVTAFVSIMMDSHTKEMALAFERRLMEIPEIVSCHNVSGRYDFLLEILARDLESFGEFTREVLQRLPGVKEIYSSFSYKAVKERRVIPVSEKHI, encoded by the coding sequence ATGCCTTCGACCCTAGACCGTACCGACCGCGCCCTGCTGGCCGCCCTGCAGGACAACGCCCGCCTCACCGTTTCCGAACTCGCCGACCAGGTTGCCCTGACCACTTCGCCCTGCTGGCGACGGGTCAAGCTGCTGGAGGACAACGGCTACATCACTGGTTACCAGGCCATTCTCTCGCCCAAGTCGCTGGGTTTTGGCGTGACCGCTTTCGTCAGCATCATGATGGACTCGCACACCAAGGAGATGGCCCTGGCGTTCGAGCGCCGGCTGATGGAGATCCCCGAGATCGTGTCTTGCCACAACGTGTCAGGGCGCTATGACTTTCTGCTGGAAATCCTGGCGCGGGACCTGGAGTCGTTTGGGGAATTCACCCGGGAGGTGCTGCAGCGACTTCCTGGGGTGAAGGAGATCTATTCGAGCTTTTCGTACAAGGCGGTGAAGGAGCGGCGGGTGATTCCGGTGTCCGAGAAACATATCTAG